One genomic segment of Ascaphus truei isolate aAscTru1 chromosome 23, aAscTru1.hap1, whole genome shotgun sequence includes these proteins:
- the LOC142473229 gene encoding uncharacterized protein LOC142473229: PFSPLLSPPLPSLSSPLPYLSSLLPSLAPPFSPLLSPPLPSLSSPLPYLSSLLPSLAPPSPLPSHLSPPSVLPSHLLSPTPPLFPPPSLPSSSLLISLSPALFSLFSLSPPSPPFSPLSSLSPPFLPLYSLFPSSLLPHSSLLTSLLPSHLSPPSLLPSPLSPPLSPLFPPPSLLPSYLSTLFSPPPSLLPSYLLSPPCLLPSHLSPPPFPPLFPPPSLSSLLTSLLSFPLLSPPSLLPSDLLSPPCLLPSHLSPPPSPPLFPPRSLSSLLTSLLSFPLLSPPSLLPSHLSPPPLPPLSHLSHTLSLPGLSMDFQEFPETLTQGREIPGKRQLLPRTLRDITPERDRSMLRIPRDYNPPRETSHPAL, from the exons cccttctcacctctcctttctcctcctctgccctccctctcctcacctctcccctatctctcctcccttctcccctccctcgcccctcccttctcacctctcctttctcctcctctgccctccctctcctcacctctcccctatctctcctcccttctcccctccctcgcccctccctcgcccctcccttctcacctctcccctccctctgtcctcccttctcacctcctctcccctacccctcctctctttcctcctccctcactcccctcctcctcccttctcatctctctctctcctgcactcttctctcttttctctctctctcctccctctcctcccttctcac ctctctcatccctctctcctcccttcttacCTCTCTactctcttttcccctcctctctcctccctcactcctcccttctcac ctctctcctcccttctcacctctctcctccctctcttctcccttctcccctctctcctcccctctcacctctattccctcctccctctctcctcccttcttacCTCTCTactctcttttcccctcctccctcactcctcccttcttacctcctctctcctccctgtctcctcccttctcacctctctcctccccccttcccacctctattccctcctccctctctctcctcccttcttacCTCTCTactctcttttcccctcctctctcctccctcactcctcccttctgacctcctctctcctccctgtctcctcccttctcacctctctcctcccccctccccacctctattccctcctcgctctctctcctcccttcttacCTCTCTactctcttttcccctcctctctcctccctcactcctcccttctcacctctcccccccccccctccctcctctctctcacctctcccacactctctctcttcctggtCTCTCTATGGATTTTCAGGAGTTCCCTGAGACactcacacaggggagagagatcCCTGGGAAGAGACAGCTCCTGCCCAGGACCCTGAGAGACATCACACCAGAAAGAGACCGCTCCATGCTCAGGATCCCAAGAGACTACAACCCACCACGAGAGacatctcaccctgcactctga